Below is a genomic region from Sphingomonas phyllosphaerae.
GGCGTCAGCAATTTGGCGTCGACCGCGAAATTGCCGAAGCGGCTGTTCTTGAGGTCGAGCATCCCGCCGGCGTCGACCGCCAACGCGTTCGAAATCAGCTTGATGCGCGTATCGGCGCTGCGCTCGCCAAGCGTGACGTCGGCGGCGACCTGCAAGGCCGGCGCCGTCAGCCGCTCGACCGGGCCTTCGAGATAGAGGCCGGGGCGCGTCGGCCCGCGCACCTCGAAATGGCCGTTGCGCGCGGTGAGCGCGAGGTCCGCAAGCTGCCCGCCGCCGAGCGTGGCGAGCGCACGGCCCTGCCACGACGCCCAGCTGCCGCGCCCGGTGACCGTCGCGGTAAGTGGCGCCTTCAGCCCGCCCAATTGCGCGACCATCCCGCCCGCCGGGGCGGTGAGCCGCACGTCGACGTCGAGCTTGTTGTCGTCGGGCACTGCGTCGATCTTGACGCGCGCGACGTCACCGCCCGCGACGCCGGGCGCGCGCAACGCGACCGCATCGACCTGCAATTGCGCGCGGCGGTCGGCGATATGCGCCTGTCCGTCGAAGCGCGCGATGTGCCGCGCGCCCGATACCGCCGGCTCCATCACGAAGCGCGCGACCTGCAACCGGTTGATATCGATATCGAGGTCGGGGAGCAGCGGCGCATTGGGGTCGGTCGGCTCGGTCGACGGCTTCAGCTCGGGATTGCGGCGCAGCGTGATGAGCTGGCTGGCGACCGAGCGCACGTCGACATGGTTGTTGACGAAGGCGAACGGCCGCCAATCGACATCGAGCCGCGGCGAGGTGAGGAACACGCCTTTGGGATCGCTGACCCGCACGTCGCTGAGCCGCATCTGGCCGTAGAGTGAGCCGTCGATCCGCCCGACCTTGATGTTGAGCCCCGAGGCGGTGGTGTAACCGCCGATCTGGTCGGCGACGAAGCGGCGGCCGGGATCGGTGTTGATCCCCAGCACGATCGCCACGACCAGCACGAGCAGGCCGAGGATGGCGATGCCGATCCACTTAAGGATGCGGAGCCACAAGGGGCGGCGCTCCGTCGCGATCGTGTCCTCGCCCGGCGTCAGCGTCTCGTCAGTCATCAGAACGCCTGCCCGATCGAAATGTAGAGCGCGACCTTGGCATCGCCGGGTCGCGGGTTGAGCGGCGTCGCCACGTCGACGCGCATCGGGCCGAAATTGGTGTAGAAGCGCCCGCCGATGCCCGCACCGAAGCGCAGGTCGCTGCCGTTCGGCAGGCTACTCTCATAGGTGTTGCCGCCGTCGATGAACGGCACGATCCCGAAATTGCCGAAGCGGTAGCGCGCCTCGATCGAGAATTCGTTGAGGCTGCGCCCGCCGATCGGGCGCAGGTCCTTCACCTCGTCGCGATCCTCGTCGCCCGGCACCAGCGAGCTTTCAGGTTCGAGCGGCCCGAGCCGCTGGAAGCCATAGCCGCGCACCGAGCCGCCACCGCCACCGTAATAGCGCCGCGACGGCGCGATATCGTCGCGCGCGATCCCGAAGATGCTGCCCGCGCGAACGCGGCCGGCGATGACGAGGCTGTCCGATACCGGATAATAAGCGGTCGCCTCGACGAGGCTGCGCCCATAGGGCCGCACCGAGCCCTGCACCGACGTCTCCGGGCTGAGGCTCAGCTTCAGGCGATAACCGCGCGTCGGGTTGAGCAGATTGTCCGAAGTGTCGAACTGCACCTGCCCCGGCAGCGCCAGCACGCCATAGGTGCGGCGGACGCGGTCGTTCTCGGCGAAGTCGAAGACGCTTTCGTTCGTCCCGACCAGCTCGAAGCCATAGGCATAGGTGAACTTCTTCTGCCAGATCGGCGTCGAATCGTAGGAGATCCGCCCGGACAGCGTGCCGGTGAACGCCTCAAACGCGTCGTAATTGGCACGCAAGGCGCTCGCGACCAGCGTCACGGTGCGGTCGCGCTTGCCGGCGTTCTGGCGGCGGAAGGTCGCCGACAGCCCCTGCTGCTGCGTGCCCGCGATCGCGCCGAGGATCAGCGCGCCTTCGGGCGGGAAGCGGTTGCGGTTGGTGAACGTGCCCTCGATCGTCACGCCCTGCCCGGTCTGGAACCCCGCGCCGCCCGACAGGCTCTTGGCCGGCCCGCGCGTCTGGCGGACCATCAGGTCGACCTGCTCGGTGCCGTCGGGAAGGACCGTGCCGGTGCGCACCGGCTCGACCCCGACGCCGTTGAACAGCCCGGTCGCGACCAGCGCCTCGCGCAGGTCGTCGGTCTTGCGATTGTCGTACAGCTCGCCCTGATCGAAGCGCGGGAAGACGTTCAGGTGCTTGAGGTCGAAGACCGGATCGCCCTCCGTCCGCAACACGCCGAACGACGAGCGCGGGCCGGTGTCGACCGGCAGCGTATAGTCGCCGCGCGCGGTCTGCTCGTCGAGCAGGATGTCGCGCTCGCCGACCTTGACGAACGGATAGCCCTGTTGCGGCAGTTTCAGGCTGACGTTCGCCTCCGCGCCCTGCACGCGCAGCGCCTCGATCGGGTCGCCGGTGCGCAGCGGCAATTCGCGGCGCACCAGATCGGGCGGCGTGGTCTGGTTCGCCTGCACCGTGATCGTGCCGAGCTTGTACTGCTGGCCGGGCGTCGCGCTGACGATCGCCTTGATCTTCTGCTCGCCGCCGGGGACGGTCTCGATCGTCGAGATCGCGGTCGCGTCATAATAGCCGAACGACTTCATCAGCCGCACCGCGAGTTGCTCGTCCTCGCGGCCGCGCGCCGCGACCTGCGTGGCGTTGTCGGCCTTGCCCTTGCCTTCGCGCAGCGCCGACAGCGAGTTGAACTCGTCGGTCAGCCCCAGCGGGTCGAGCCCGCGCACCTCGCTGGCGTAACGGATATCCGGCGCGTCCTCGTCCTTGACATCAGCGACCGAACGCAGCGGCTCGGTGTTGAAGGTCGACAGCGGTTCGAGCGGCTGGGCGAGTGCCGGGTCGACCGCGGGCGGCGGCGGCAACGTGCCGGGGGTGATCGGTTGCTGCGCGGCGGCGTCTGCGGCGGGCGTGGTCGCGGGGGCAATAGTGTCGGCAGCCATCGGCTCGAGCGGCGCGTTGATGTCCCCCGACAGCGGCGGCAGCGCCTTGTCGAACTCGGCATCGGGGACGATCGGCGCGTCGCCCTGCGGATCGGCGGCCGGCGGCGTGTCGCGCGGCGCATCCGGCCCCCGCGCCGGTGCGGTGCCGGGCGTCTGGATCTGGGCCTGCGCCTGTCCGGCGATCAACGCGATCCCGGCGCTGGCCAGGAGCAGACGGGAGTGACGAACCGAAGAAACCAAGAACAACGCCCCTTTGTGCGGGAGAGTCCGGCAATCCGGTTTTGATCTCCCGTCCCACGGCAACGATCCACCGGCGAAACGGTTGCGCGTGGTGAGCCGGGGCGAGGCTCCTGTCGTCGCCCCGGACCTGTTCCGGGGTCCACTGTCCCGCAGGAGCAACGGCTTACGTGTTCGCGGTGCCGTGGATGCCGGAACAAGTCCGGCATGACGATGGGGCATTCCAGTAGCCGACACCGCTGGCGCCCGCCACGCCGACCGCCTAGGAACTGCGGCAACGAACGCTGGGAGAGCGCATGAATTTCGATCTCGACGACGATCACCGCATGATCGCCGAGCTGGTGCGACGCTTCGTCGATGACGAGCTGGTGCCGCTGGAGAACGGCCTGCTGGAGCGCGACGCCGCCGGGCATGGGCTGGAGCTGACCGCCGACGAGCGCGGCACGGTCGATCATATCTCGCGCGAACTGGGGCTGTGGGGGCTCGATGCGCCGGCCGATGTCGGCGGCACCGATTTGCCCGCGGTGGCGATGGTCGCGGTCAACGAGGCGCTGGGGCGGACGATCGTGCCGTGGACGCTCCCGCCCGACAGCCCGAACCTGCGGATGCTCGCCGCCACCGTCGACGATCGCCAGCGCGCGGCGTATCTGGCTCCCTATGTGCGCGGCGAGACGATCTCGGCGATCGGCATCTCCGAGCCGGGCGCAGGCTCCGACCCCGCCGGCATGAAGACGACCGCGGTGCGCGACGGCGACGACTGGGTGCTCAACGGCCGCAAGATCTGGATCACCAAGGCCGACCGCGCCGATTTCACGATCGTGATCGCGGTGACCGACAAGGAGAAGCGCCAGCGCGGCGGGATGAGCGCGTTTCTGGTCGATCGCGACGCGCCGGGCTTCTCGGTGGTGCGCCCGATCCCGATGATCGGCGGCGAGACGACCTATGAGGTTGCGCTCGACGATTGCCGCGTGCCGGGGTGGAAGCTGCTCGGCACCGAGGGGCAGGGCTTCGCGCCGATGCAGCTGCGCCTCAACACGCGCCGCGCCGAGATGGCGGCCAATGCGATCGGGATGGCGGCGCGCGCGCTCGACATGCTGGTCGACTATGCCCCCCAGCGCACGACCTTCGGCAAGCCGCTGAGCGAGCGTCAGACGGTGCAGAACTGGGTCGCCGACGCCGCGATCCGCATCCATGCCGCGCGGCTGATGGCCTATGATTGTGCGTGGAAGATCGATCAGGGTCGCGACGCGCGCACCGAGGTGTCGATGCTCAAGAGCTTCGCGCTGGAGATGGCGTGGGAGGTGCTCGACCATGTCATGCAGGCGTTCGGCGCGATGGGGATGACCCGCGAGCTGCCGCTGGCGCAGATGGCGGCGCGCATCCGCCTGATGCGGATCTACGACGGCCCGACCGAGATCCACAATTGGGTCGTGGCCCGCAACCTTCTGGGAACCCGCGCATGAAGCAGCATCTGTCCGTCACCCGCGAGGGCCATGTCGCCACCGTCGTGATCGATCGCCCGCCGCACAATCACGTCAACGCCGCGCTGATCCATGCGCTGGCCGATGTGCTGGATGAGCTGGACGCCGATGCGGACGTGCGCGCGGTGGTGCTCGCCACCGAGGGCCGCGTATTCTGCGGCGGGGCCGATCTGACCGGCGACAAGCCGCTCACCACCGAGGACGGCGAGAGCGAGACGCCGGCGCTCTACCGGGGCGCATACCGGCTGTTCTCGGCGCAAAAGCCGATCGTCGCCGCCATTCAGGGCGCGGCGGTCGGGGCCGGCCTCGGGCTCGCTTTGGTCGCGGACTTCCGCGTCGCCGCGCCCGAGGCGAAGTTCTCCGCCAATTTCGTGACGCTCGGTTTCCATGCCGGGTTCGGGATCAGCCTCACCTTGCCGCGCGTGGTCGGAAAGCAGCACGCCAGCCTGATGCTGCTCACCGGGCGGCGCGTGAAGGCGGACGAGGCGCTGCGTTTCGGATTGGTCGACCAGATCGCCGCCGACGCTCGCGCCGCTGCGCAGGCATTGGCTGCCGAGATCGCCGCCAACGCCCCGCTCGCGGTCGAGGCGACGCGCGCGACGCTGCGCGCGGGGCTGTCCGAGGCGGTGCGCGAGCGGACCGAGCATGAGCGCGCCGAGCAGGATCGGCTGATGCAAACCGACGATTTCCGGGAAGGTTTGCGCGCCGTCGCCGAGCGGCGGCCGGGACAGTTCCGGCGCGGCTGACGAATAAATGTTCGCCGGTGCGAAACATTTGCGACAAATAGCGCTTAGCCCATCGGCACCCCCGCGGTCGGACAAGGCATAAAGTGACAGAACGTTTGATGGTACGGCGGATGCGCGACGCAGCCGGGCTGGCGAGCCTTGCGGCGGCGCTCGCCCTGTCCGCGTGCGGCGGCGGCAGCGGCGGCGATCAGGCCAAGGGCAAAGGCGGCCCGGGCGGCCCCGGTGGCGGGCCGACCACGGTCGGCTATGTCGTCGTCCAGCCGACCGCCGTGCCGACGATCAGCGAACTGCCCGGCCGGACCGTCGCCTATGAAAGCTCGCAGGTCCGCCCGCAGATCACCGGCGTGATCCAGAAG
It encodes:
- a CDS encoding BamA/TamA family outer membrane protein, coding for MVSSVRHSRLLLASAGIALIAGQAQAQIQTPGTAPARGPDAPRDTPPAADPQGDAPIVPDAEFDKALPPLSGDINAPLEPMAADTIAPATTPAADAAAQQPITPGTLPPPPAVDPALAQPLEPLSTFNTEPLRSVADVKDEDAPDIRYASEVRGLDPLGLTDEFNSLSALREGKGKADNATQVAARGREDEQLAVRLMKSFGYYDATAISTIETVPGGEQKIKAIVSATPGQQYKLGTITVQANQTTPPDLVRRELPLRTGDPIEALRVQGAEANVSLKLPQQGYPFVKVGERDILLDEQTARGDYTLPVDTGPRSSFGVLRTEGDPVFDLKHLNVFPRFDQGELYDNRKTDDLREALVATGLFNGVGVEPVRTGTVLPDGTEQVDLMVRQTRGPAKSLSGGAGFQTGQGVTIEGTFTNRNRFPPEGALILGAIAGTQQQGLSATFRRQNAGKRDRTVTLVASALRANYDAFEAFTGTLSGRISYDSTPIWQKKFTYAYGFELVGTNESVFDFAENDRVRRTYGVLALPGQVQFDTSDNLLNPTRGYRLKLSLSPETSVQGSVRPYGRSLVEATAYYPVSDSLVIAGRVRAGSIFGIARDDIAPSRRYYGGGGGSVRGYGFQRLGPLEPESSLVPGDEDRDEVKDLRPIGGRSLNEFSIEARYRFGNFGIVPFIDGGNTYESSLPNGSDLRFGAGIGGRFYTNFGPMRVDVATPLNPRPGDAKVALYISIGQAF
- a CDS encoding enoyl-CoA hydratase/isomerase family protein, which codes for MKQHLSVTREGHVATVVIDRPPHNHVNAALIHALADVLDELDADADVRAVVLATEGRVFCGGADLTGDKPLTTEDGESETPALYRGAYRLFSAQKPIVAAIQGAAVGAGLGLALVADFRVAAPEAKFSANFVTLGFHAGFGISLTLPRVVGKQHASLMLLTGRRVKADEALRFGLVDQIAADARAAAQALAAEIAANAPLAVEATRATLRAGLSEAVRERTEHERAEQDRLMQTDDFREGLRAVAERRPGQFRRG
- a CDS encoding acyl-CoA dehydrogenase family protein, which gives rise to MNFDLDDDHRMIAELVRRFVDDELVPLENGLLERDAAGHGLELTADERGTVDHISRELGLWGLDAPADVGGTDLPAVAMVAVNEALGRTIVPWTLPPDSPNLRMLAATVDDRQRAAYLAPYVRGETISAIGISEPGAGSDPAGMKTTAVRDGDDWVLNGRKIWITKADRADFTIVIAVTDKEKRQRGGMSAFLVDRDAPGFSVVRPIPMIGGETTYEVALDDCRVPGWKLLGTEGQGFAPMQLRLNTRRAEMAANAIGMAARALDMLVDYAPQRTTFGKPLSERQTVQNWVADAAIRIHAARLMAYDCAWKIDQGRDARTEVSMLKSFALEMAWEVLDHVMQAFGAMGMTRELPLAQMAARIRLMRIYDGPTEIHNWVVARNLLGTRA